The Methylomagnum ishizawai genome has a window encoding:
- the cimA gene encoding citramalate synthase, with protein MTPDVFIYDTTLRDGSQREGISYSVEDKLKLAQQLDAFGVHYIEGGWPGSNPKDAAFFERVKSLGLKHAKIAAFGSTLRKNTEPEDDSNLQTLLAAETPVITLFGKSWDLQVTDVLVTTLEENLAMIQKSVAFMKAHGREVVYDAEHFFDGYRANPGYALATLRAAAEAGADVLVLCDTNGGTLPWEIEDAIRAVRAELSTPIGIHTHEDSGCAVANALAAVRAGAVHVQGTINGYGERVGNANLCSIIPDLQLRMGKAVLPRENLARLTELSRYVAEVANLPPEKHLPYVGSSAFAHKGGVHAAAMLRNPASYQIIDPALVGNQRRTVISELSGRGNLLERSQKLGLDCSGEQAGEMLNQIKELEAQGFSFESAEGSVDVMMHRLQPAYEPPFELIDFVVMVEHRQGRGILTDAMVKVRVGEQVIHTAAEGMGPVSALDTALRKALREVYPDLDEVRLDDYKVRILDSETGTDAVVRVLIDTKDGARRWSTVGASPNIIEASWRAMSDSLEYALLNLNKN; from the coding sequence ATGACCCCCGATGTTTTCATCTACGACACCACCCTCCGCGATGGCTCCCAGCGCGAGGGCATCTCCTACTCGGTCGAGGACAAGCTGAAACTGGCCCAGCAACTCGACGCTTTCGGCGTGCATTACATCGAAGGCGGCTGGCCGGGTTCCAATCCCAAGGACGCGGCCTTTTTCGAGCGGGTCAAGTCGCTGGGGCTCAAGCACGCCAAGATCGCCGCCTTCGGTTCCACCCTCCGCAAGAACACCGAGCCGGAGGACGACAGCAACCTGCAAACCTTGCTCGCCGCCGAAACCCCGGTCATTACCTTGTTCGGCAAAAGCTGGGATTTGCAGGTGACGGACGTTTTGGTCACCACGCTGGAAGAAAACCTCGCCATGATCCAGAAGAGCGTGGCCTTCATGAAGGCCCATGGCCGCGAGGTGGTCTACGATGCCGAGCATTTCTTCGATGGCTACCGCGCCAATCCCGGCTATGCGCTGGCCACCTTGCGGGCGGCGGCGGAGGCGGGGGCCGATGTGCTGGTGCTGTGCGACACCAATGGCGGCACCCTGCCCTGGGAGATCGAAGACGCCATCCGCGCCGTGCGGGCCGAATTGTCCACGCCCATCGGCATCCACACCCACGAGGACAGCGGTTGCGCGGTCGCCAACGCCCTGGCGGCGGTGCGGGCGGGGGCGGTGCATGTCCAAGGCACCATCAACGGCTATGGCGAGCGGGTCGGCAACGCCAACCTGTGTTCCATCATCCCCGATCTGCAATTGCGCATGGGCAAAGCGGTCCTGCCGCGCGAAAATCTGGCCCGTTTGACCGAGTTGTCGCGCTACGTGGCCGAGGTCGCCAACCTGCCGCCGGAAAAGCATCTGCCCTATGTGGGCAGCAGCGCCTTCGCCCATAAGGGCGGGGTCCACGCCGCCGCCATGCTGCGCAATCCCGCCTCGTATCAAATCATCGATCCTGCCCTGGTCGGCAATCAGCGCCGCACGGTGATTTCGGAATTGTCCGGGCGCGGCAATCTGTTGGAGCGCTCGCAAAAGCTCGGCCTCGATTGCAGCGGCGAGCAGGCCGGCGAGATGCTGAACCAGATCAAGGAATTGGAGGCGCAGGGCTTTTCGTTCGAGAGCGCGGAAGGTTCGGTCGATGTGATGATGCACCGCTTGCAGCCGGCCTATGAGCCGCCGTTCGAGTTGATCGATTTCGTGGTGATGGTCGAGCATCGCCAGGGCCGGGGGATTCTGACCGACGCCATGGTCAAGGTGCGGGTGGGCGAACAGGTCATCCATACCGCCGCCGAGGGCATGGGTCCGGTCAGCGCCCTCGATACCGCGCTGCGGAAAGCCCTGCGCGAGGTCTACCCGGATTTGGACGAGGTGCGGTTGGACGACTACAAGGTCCGCATCCTCGACAGCGAGACCGGCACCGACGCCGTGGTGCGGGTTTTGATCGACACCAAGGACGGGGCGCGGCGCTGGAGTACGGTGGGGGCCAGCCCCAATATCATCGAAGCCAGTTGGCGGGCCATGTCCGACAGCCTGGAATATGCCTTGCTCAATCTGAACAAGAACTAG
- the ppk1 gene encoding polyphosphate kinase 1, translating to MIINNVKGISKSTRASLAEHGIFSVEELATAHVEQLLKIPGLSKTKATRMIRAAKYMIGDMEDHPESPDLRSERKTLGEEGGMVDLTDGRWYINQELSLLEFNRRVLEQAKDDRVPLLERLNFLCISCSNLDEFFEVRAAGLIQRAELGAVRTGPDHLTPQEALAAISAGAHELVAEQYRVLNQVILPLLAEQNIRFIRRGGWNESQQAWLKQYFEEELLPILSPIGLDPAHPFPRILNKSLNFIIPLSGKDAFGRDIELAILQAPRSLPRIIQLPPGETDSGPHDFVFLSSIIHNFVDELLNGMKVRGCYQFRVTRNSEMYLDEEEIDDLLRALEGELSSRNYGDEVRIEVADNCPDSLIDYLLSRFGLSVDRLYKVDGLVNLSRVREVYDLIDRPDLKYPAFTAGIPTSVTGGRDLFEAIRKQDILMQHPYESFAPIIELLRQAADDPQVVAIRQTLYRTGPNSPFVEALMKAARAGKEVTVVVELRARFDEKANISLATRLQEAGAQVVYGIVGYKTHGKLISILRREGKRLRYYTHLSTGNYHPRTARTYTDYGLLTADQELGEDVRKVFVQLTSLGKMGKLNKLLQSPFSLHQSLLKKIQREAEHAQAGRPARIVAKVNAVAEPQLIQALYRASMAGVEIKLIVRGICCLRPGVAGVSDKIEVRSLIGRFLEHSRIYSFENGGAPELYAASADFLPRNMFRRVEACFPIENKKLADRIRDDLELYLRDDSQAWRLGPDGTYQRVEPVEDSPGVEAQTVLLERFKKVL from the coding sequence TTGATTATCAACAACGTCAAAGGCATCAGTAAGTCCACCCGCGCCAGCCTCGCGGAGCATGGCATCTTCTCGGTCGAGGAACTCGCCACCGCCCATGTCGAGCAATTGCTCAAAATCCCCGGACTCAGCAAAACCAAGGCCACACGTATGATCCGCGCCGCCAAGTACATGATCGGCGATATGGAAGACCATCCCGAATCCCCCGACCTCCGCTCCGAGCGCAAAACCCTGGGCGAGGAGGGCGGCATGGTGGACCTGACCGATGGCCGCTGGTACATCAACCAGGAATTGAGCCTTCTGGAATTCAACCGCCGCGTGCTGGAGCAAGCCAAGGACGACCGCGTGCCCCTGTTGGAGCGGCTCAATTTCCTGTGCATCTCCTGCTCCAACCTGGACGAATTCTTCGAGGTCCGCGCGGCGGGCCTGATCCAACGGGCCGAACTCGGCGCGGTCCGCACCGGACCCGACCACCTCACGCCACAGGAAGCCCTCGCCGCCATCAGCGCCGGCGCCCACGAACTGGTGGCCGAGCAATACCGGGTGTTGAACCAGGTCATCCTGCCCTTGCTGGCCGAGCAAAACATCCGCTTCATCCGCCGTGGCGGCTGGAACGAGTCGCAACAGGCCTGGCTCAAGCAATATTTCGAGGAGGAATTGCTGCCGATCCTCAGCCCCATCGGCCTGGACCCGGCCCATCCCTTCCCGCGCATCCTCAACAAGAGCCTGAATTTCATCATCCCGCTGTCGGGCAAGGATGCCTTCGGGCGCGATATCGAACTGGCCATCCTGCAAGCGCCGCGCTCCCTGCCGCGCATCATCCAACTGCCGCCGGGCGAAACCGATAGCGGTCCCCACGATTTCGTGTTCCTGTCCTCCATCATCCACAATTTCGTGGACGAACTCCTCAACGGGATGAAGGTGCGCGGCTGCTACCAGTTCCGCGTCACCCGCAACAGCGAGATGTACCTGGACGAGGAGGAAATCGACGATTTGCTGCGGGCCTTGGAAGGCGAATTGAGCAGCCGCAACTACGGCGACGAGGTGCGTATCGAGGTGGCCGACAACTGCCCGGACAGCCTGATCGATTACCTCCTGAGCCGGTTCGGCCTGAGCGTCGACCGGCTGTACAAGGTCGATGGGCTGGTCAACCTCAGCCGGGTGCGCGAGGTCTACGACCTGATCGACCGGCCCGACCTCAAATATCCGGCCTTCACCGCCGGGATTCCGACCTCGGTGACGGGCGGGCGCGATTTGTTCGAGGCGATCCGCAAGCAGGATATCCTGATGCAGCACCCCTATGAATCCTTCGCGCCCATTATCGAATTGCTGCGGCAGGCCGCCGACGATCCGCAGGTGGTCGCCATCCGCCAGACCCTCTACCGCACCGGACCCAATTCGCCCTTCGTGGAAGCCTTGATGAAGGCGGCGCGGGCGGGCAAGGAAGTCACCGTGGTGGTGGAACTCAGGGCGCGGTTCGACGAGAAGGCCAATATCTCGCTCGCCACCCGCTTGCAGGAGGCCGGGGCGCAGGTGGTGTACGGCATCGTCGGCTACAAGACCCATGGCAAGCTGATTTCCATCCTGCGCCGCGAGGGCAAGCGACTGCGCTATTACACCCATCTGTCCACCGGCAACTACCATCCCCGGACGGCGCGGACCTATACCGACTACGGCCTGCTGACGGCGGACCAGGAATTGGGCGAGGACGTGCGCAAGGTGTTCGTGCAACTCACCAGCCTCGGCAAGATGGGCAAGCTCAACAAGCTATTGCAATCGCCGTTCAGCCTGCATCAATCCTTGTTGAAGAAAATACAGCGCGAGGCCGAACACGCCCAGGCCGGGCGTCCGGCCCGGATCGTGGCCAAGGTCAACGCCGTGGCCGAGCCGCAATTGATCCAGGCGCTCTACCGGGCCTCCATGGCCGGGGTGGAGATCAAGCTGATCGTGCGTGGGATTTGTTGTTTGCGGCCTGGGGTCGCGGGCGTGTCGGACAAGATCGAGGTGCGTTCCCTGATCGGGCGCTTCCTGGAACACAGCCGCATCTATAGCTTCGAGAACGGCGGTGCCCCCGAGCTGTACGCCGCCAGCGCCGATTTCCTGCCGCGCAATATGTTCCGCCGGGTGGAGGCGTGCTTCCCCATCGAGAACAAGAAGCTGGCCGACCGCATCCGCGACGATTTGGAGCTTTATCTCAGGGACGACTCCCAGGCGTGGCGCTTGGGGCCGGATGGGACTTACCAGCGGGTGGAGCCGGTCGAGGATTCGCCGGGGGTGGAGGCGCAGACGGTGTTGTTGGAGCGGTTCAAGAAGGTGCTGTAG
- the hemH gene encoding ferrochelatase — MTASDNNIQGRRCAVLLVNLGTPAAPTPAAVRQYLGEFLMDPRVVEIPRPVWWLILHGIILRVRPRKSAHAYASIWTPEGSPLLVYSRRLTDAVRRELSGRLGREVVVELAMRYGQPSIAGQLEALRAQGFERFLVLPLYPQCAASTTATAFDAVADTFKRWRAVPELRFVRDYHDHPGYIAAVADSIERHWREQGRSGFLLFSFHGLPERSRELGDPYYQHCQTTTRLIVERLGLQEGAWQLVFQSRFGPAQWLQPYCVEVLKELPSRGVKAVDVVCPGFAVDCLETLEEIAIANKEVFMAAGGESYRMIPALNDGPEHAKLLADIVVDAL, encoded by the coding sequence ATGACGGCTAGCGACAACAACATCCAGGGCCGCCGGTGCGCCGTGCTGCTCGTCAACCTGGGGACGCCGGCAGCGCCGACCCCCGCCGCCGTGCGGCAATATCTGGGCGAGTTCCTGATGGACCCCCGCGTGGTGGAAATCCCCAGGCCGGTTTGGTGGCTGATCCTGCACGGGATCATCTTGCGGGTCAGGCCGCGCAAATCGGCCCATGCCTATGCGTCGATCTGGACCCCGGAAGGTTCGCCGCTGCTGGTGTATAGCCGCAGGCTGACGGACGCGGTGCGGCGGGAATTGAGCGGGCGTCTGGGCCGGGAGGTGGTGGTCGAACTCGCCATGCGCTACGGCCAGCCCTCCATCGCCGGGCAATTGGAAGCGCTCCGCGCACAGGGCTTCGAGCGCTTCCTGGTCCTGCCCTTGTATCCGCAATGCGCCGCCTCCACCACGGCCACCGCCTTCGACGCCGTGGCCGACACCTTCAAGCGCTGGCGGGCGGTGCCGGAACTGCGCTTCGTGCGCGATTACCACGACCATCCGGGCTATATCGCGGCGGTGGCGGACAGCATCGAACGCCATTGGCGGGAGCAGGGGCGCAGCGGTTTCCTGCTGTTTTCCTTCCATGGCTTGCCGGAGCGCAGCCGCGAACTGGGCGATCCTTATTACCAGCACTGCCAGACCACCACGCGTTTGATCGTGGAGCGCTTGGGCTTGCAGGAGGGCGCTTGGCAGTTGGTGTTCCAATCGCGCTTCGGGCCCGCGCAATGGTTGCAGCCCTATTGCGTCGAGGTGCTGAAGGAATTGCCGTCGCGGGGCGTCAAGGCGGTGGATGTGGTCTGTCCCGGCTTCGCGGTCGATTGCCTCGAAACCCTGGAGGAAATCGCCATCGCCAACAAAGAGGTGTTCATGGCGGCGGGCGGGGAAAGTTATCGGATGATCCCGGCGCTGAACGACGGGCCGGAACATGCCAAGTTGCTGGCCGATATCGTGGTGGATGCGCTGTAG
- the folE gene encoding GTP cyclohydrolase I FolE — translation MENLFSQIIQELGEDVTREGLVDTPKRAAAAFRYLNSGYHMDLDKVLNNAIFEADTEDMVIVKDIELYSLCEHHLLPFIGKCHVAYLPKGKVVGLSKVARIVEMYARRLQIQERLTKQIATALQTAVDPKGVAVVIEAKHLCMMMRGVEKQNSVMTTSSMLGLFRKEISTRSEFLNLINR, via the coding sequence ATGGAAAACCTGTTTTCCCAGATCATCCAGGAACTGGGCGAGGACGTGACCCGCGAGGGTCTGGTCGATACGCCCAAACGCGCCGCCGCCGCGTTCCGCTACCTCAACAGCGGCTATCACATGGACCTCGACAAGGTGCTGAACAACGCGATCTTCGAGGCCGACACCGAGGACATGGTGATCGTCAAGGACATCGAGCTTTATTCCCTGTGCGAACACCATCTCCTGCCCTTCATCGGCAAATGCCACGTCGCCTACCTGCCCAAGGGCAAGGTGGTGGGGTTGTCCAAGGTCGCCCGCATCGTCGAAATGTACGCCCGCCGCCTGCAAATCCAGGAGCGCCTCACCAAGCAGATCGCCACCGCCCTGCAAACCGCCGTCGATCCCAAGGGCGTGGCGGTGGTGATCGAGGCCAAGCATCTGTGCATGATGATGCGCGGCGTCGAGAAGCAGAATTCGGTGATGACCACGTCCTCCATGCTGGGGCTGTTCCGCAAGGAAATCAGCACCCGTTCCGAATTCCTCAACCTCATCAACCGCTGA
- a CDS encoding KpsF/GutQ family sugar-phosphate isomerase has protein sequence MSPPPEHRRAPPPADAETLCRMARKVIATEAEAVAALAGRIDAGFVAACQTMLACRGRVVVTGMGKSGHIAGKIAATLASTGTPAFFVHPGEASHGDLGMITREDVVLALSHSGESLEILTILPLLKRLGVPLIAMTGQPASTLARQADAHLHTGVAEEACPLGLAPTSSTTAALAMGDALAVALLEARGFTEEDFAFSHPGGSLGRRLLVRVRDIMHTGAEIPWVPEHALVLDAVLEMTAKNLGMTAIVDAGQRVLGIFTDGDLRRLLEKAGDIHAVPVAAAMTRTCTRVTADRLAAETVRIMEGKRINALLVVDEAGRLIGALNMHDLLRAGVL, from the coding sequence ATGAGCCCGCCCCCGGAACACCGCCGCGCCCCGCCCCCCGCCGATGCCGAGACCCTGTGCCGCATGGCCCGCAAGGTCATCGCCACCGAGGCCGAGGCGGTCGCGGCCCTGGCCGGACGCATCGACGCGGGCTTTGTCGCCGCCTGCCAAACCATGCTGGCCTGCCGGGGCCGGGTGGTCGTCACCGGCATGGGCAAATCCGGGCATATCGCGGGCAAGATCGCCGCCACCCTGGCCAGCACCGGCACCCCGGCGTTCTTCGTGCATCCGGGCGAGGCCAGCCATGGCGACCTGGGCATGATCACCCGCGAGGATGTGGTGCTGGCCCTGTCGCATTCCGGCGAATCCTTGGAAATCCTCACCATCCTGCCCTTGCTCAAGCGCCTGGGCGTGCCCTTGATCGCCATGACCGGCCAGCCCGCCTCCACCCTGGCCCGGCAGGCCGACGCCCATCTCCATACCGGCGTGGCCGAGGAAGCCTGCCCCTTGGGCCTGGCCCCGACCTCCAGCACCACCGCCGCCCTCGCCATGGGCGACGCCCTGGCGGTGGCCCTGCTCGAAGCCCGCGGCTTCACCGAGGAGGATTTCGCCTTCTCCCATCCGGGCGGGAGCCTGGGGCGGCGCTTGTTGGTGCGGGTGCGCGACATCATGCACACGGGCGCGGAAATCCCCTGGGTACCGGAACACGCCCTGGTGCTGGACGCGGTGCTGGAAATGACCGCCAAGAACCTCGGGATGACCGCCATCGTCGATGCCGGACAACGGGTGCTGGGCATCTTCACCGATGGCGATCTGCGGCGGCTGCTGGAAAAGGCGGGCGATATCCATGCCGTCCCGGTGGCGGCGGCGATGACGCGGACCTGCACCCGCGTGACGGCGGACCGCTTGGCGGCGGAGACGGTCAGGATCATGGAAGGCAAGCGCATCAACGCCTTGCTGGTGGTGGACGAGGCGGGACGCTTGATCGGCGCCCTCAATATGCACGATTTACTCAGGGCCGGGGTGCTTTGA
- a CDS encoding DUF11 domain-containing protein, translating into MNRRGMRAWPGVWVWCLWLLWCLWHPAGAVTTLAVGPGVESLPVVAVNTGNGELLAVWYDTTQSSAIESGAYDQVVGRRIDASGQPVGAVFLISDRVLSAPTLGGSRPAVAYNSKRGEFLVVYDRAYDGSTEPGLYAQRVSAEGLLLGDEITLSSGSGQGSARVAYDPVADRYLLVWMSDQGITGQFFDGAGAALGQSAVFAPSGAKNPALAFSPNSRRFLLAYEAASGSVSDILGFMIAADGSSGTQIALATAAGAQTTPGVAFNSRTNQFLVTWTDARDSTLPAAAYGQLLGDNGGLKGGNVKLAPAALAPRPVYSPVTGNYLVAWGVDDSASAKVGFIRGRLFKAGLASVGAGFFISADTTTSRPALIVRPAAGDAYAVWAGTSSGKSAIFGTLVPLAPASAKLSLAMTAQPVRAEVGETVTYALRVANKGSASAKTATLKDKLPASLTLVSATSDAGSCAVESNTAQCELGEIKAGAVVNVTVTATAAGLGKPVNTATLSWDNGGSTLAKVSAQTEVKIGYPGKLVLLSPNGGETLAAGSAYTLQWQVQGARNGDTLKFSLFYSQDGAITWTRIAKDVEGDSYPWTVPATIGNKHVRLRVVGYFNGKPLGQDLSDGRPLIEVLKLTSPNGGEQWSAGQVQTIAWTTQATRRPVAKVSLFYSRNGQDNWKKIADVYDNTGSFGWTVPTLPKPTDRAKVRVVLKDAQGVELGADRSDGAFGLD; encoded by the coding sequence ATGAACCGGCGCGGGATGCGGGCTTGGCCCGGCGTTTGGGTGTGGTGTTTATGGCTGCTGTGGTGCCTGTGGCATCCTGCCGGGGCGGTGACGACCCTGGCCGTCGGTCCCGGCGTCGAATCCTTGCCGGTGGTGGCGGTCAATACCGGCAACGGGGAATTGCTGGCGGTTTGGTACGATACCACCCAGAGCAGCGCCATCGAGAGCGGGGCGTATGACCAGGTGGTGGGCCGCCGCATCGATGCCAGCGGCCAGCCGGTGGGCGCGGTGTTCCTGATTTCCGACCGGGTGTTGAGCGCCCCGACCTTGGGTGGCAGCCGTCCCGCCGTGGCCTATAACAGCAAGCGCGGCGAATTCCTGGTGGTGTACGACCGGGCCTACGATGGCAGCACCGAACCCGGTCTCTACGCCCAGCGCGTCAGCGCCGAGGGCTTGCTATTGGGCGATGAAATCACCCTTTCGTCCGGTAGCGGACAGGGCAGTGCCCGTGTCGCCTACGACCCGGTGGCGGATCGGTATTTGTTGGTTTGGATGAGCGACCAGGGGATCACCGGGCAATTCTTCGACGGCGCGGGCGCGGCGCTGGGACAATCGGCGGTGTTCGCCCCGTCCGGGGCCAAGAATCCGGCCTTGGCCTTCAGCCCCAATTCGCGGCGCTTCTTGCTGGCCTACGAAGCCGCCAGCGGCAGCGTGTCGGATATTCTCGGCTTCATGATCGCCGCCGATGGCAGTTCCGGCACCCAAATCGCCCTCGCCACCGCCGCCGGGGCGCAGACCACGCCGGGCGTGGCTTTCAATAGCCGCACCAACCAATTCCTGGTGACCTGGACCGATGCCCGCGACAGTACGCTGCCCGCCGCCGCCTACGGTCAGTTGCTCGGCGATAACGGCGGTTTGAAGGGCGGCAATGTCAAGCTCGCCCCCGCCGCCCTGGCGCCGCGCCCGGTGTATTCCCCCGTGACCGGCAACTACCTTGTGGCCTGGGGCGTCGATGATTCCGCCTCCGCCAAAGTCGGTTTCATCCGGGGGCGTTTGTTCAAGGCGGGTTTGGCCTCCGTGGGCGCGGGCTTTTTCATCTCCGCCGACACCACCACCAGCCGGCCCGCGCTGATCGTCCGGCCCGCCGCGGGCGATGCCTACGCGGTCTGGGCCGGGACCAGCTCCGGCAAATCCGCCATCTTCGGGACGCTGGTGCCGCTGGCCCCGGCCAGCGCCAAGCTCAGCTTGGCCATGACGGCCCAACCCGTCCGCGCCGAGGTCGGCGAGACCGTGACCTATGCCCTGCGCGTCGCCAACAAAGGCAGCGCCAGCGCCAAGACCGCCACCTTGAAAGACAAGCTGCCCGCCAGCCTGACCTTGGTGTCCGCCACCAGCGACGCCGGCTCCTGCGCGGTCGAATCCAACACCGCTCAATGCGAACTGGGCGAAATCAAGGCCGGGGCCGTGGTCAATGTCACGGTGACGGCGACGGCGGCCGGATTGGGCAAGCCCGTCAACACCGCCACCCTGAGCTGGGACAACGGCGGCTCGACCCTGGCCAAGGTGTCGGCCCAAACCGAGGTCAAGATCGGCTATCCCGGCAAGCTGGTCCTGTTGTCCCCCAATGGCGGGGAAACCCTGGCGGCGGGTTCGGCATACACCCTCCAATGGCAGGTCCAGGGGGCGCGGAACGGGGATACGCTCAAGTTTTCCCTGTTCTATTCGCAGGACGGGGCCATCACCTGGACCCGGATCGCCAAGGATGTGGAAGGCGATTCCTATCCCTGGACGGTCCCGGCCACCATCGGCAACAAACACGTCCGGCTGAGGGTGGTCGGCTATTTCAATGGCAAGCCTTTGGGCCAAGACCTGTCCGATGGCCGTCCCTTGATCGAGGTGTTGAAGCTGACCAGCCCCAATGGTGGCGAGCAATGGAGCGCGGGCCAAGTCCAAACCATCGCCTGGACCACCCAGGCCACCCGCAGGCCGGTGGCCAAGGTCTCGCTGTTCTATTCCCGCAACGGCCAGGATAACTGGAAGAAGATCGCCGATGTCTACGATAACACCGGCAGTTTCGGTTGGACCGTGCCCACCTTGCCCAAACCCACCGACCGGGCCAAGGTCCGGGTGGTCCTCAAGGATGCCCAGGGCGTCGAACTGGGCGCGGATAGGAGCGATGGAGCGTTCGGCCTGGATTGA